In Streptococcus parasuis, the following proteins share a genomic window:
- the rbfA gene encoding 30S ribosome-binding factor RbfA translates to MANHFRTDRVGMEIKREVNEILQKKVRDPRVQGVTITDVQMVGDLSMAKVYYTIMSDLASDNQKAQTGLEKATGIIKRELGRMLTLYKIPDLVFEKDQSIEYGNKIDQMLRALEQKD, encoded by the coding sequence ATGGCAAATCATTTTCGTACAGACCGTGTTGGGATGGAAATCAAGCGTGAAGTCAATGAGATTTTACAAAAGAAAGTCCGCGATCCCCGTGTGCAAGGTGTAACCATCACTGATGTTCAGATGGTTGGTGATTTATCAATGGCCAAAGTGTACTACACAATCATGAGTGACTTGGCTTCCGACAATCAAAAAGCACAAACTGGTTTGGAAAAAGCAACAGGAATAATAAAAAGGGAACTTGGTCGTATGTTGACACTTTATAAGATTCCTGATTTGGTGTTTGAAAAAGATCAATCAATAGAGTATGGAAACAAAATTGATCAAATGCTCCGTGCTCTCGAACAGAAAGATTAA
- a CDS encoding colicin lysis protein: MKKLISRIMLVSTVVLLAACQSTQTKEDETSNTSSSSQVTTSSDQQSTPESSSEPTSSSDSQTEATSTNTQTIPTVYQSVIDRYQANLGQVSEAINQDEVSSYLSLLTSQGQEYSGAFYSLYDIDQDGTEELLLALNKSGDYILIDLYTQLSGESFRLVDNFRNIGFEIGPDAILRPLQDGTYLFEGGGVYRIYQYNAMIPGLKRISESDTNPETSPLLDLSSLNWVNL, translated from the coding sequence ATGAAAAAGCTTATTAGTCGTATAATGTTGGTGTCCACGGTTGTGTTATTAGCAGCATGTCAATCCACTCAGACCAAGGAAGATGAAACTTCCAATACTAGTTCATCGAGCCAAGTTACAACTAGTTCGGACCAACAATCTACCCCAGAGTCTTCCTCAGAGCCTACATCTAGTTCAGACTCACAAACAGAAGCCACTTCTACAAATACACAGACGATACCGACTGTGTACCAGTCCGTTATCGATCGTTACCAAGCCAATTTAGGTCAGGTTTCTGAAGCGATTAATCAGGACGAGGTTAGTAGTTATCTAAGTTTACTGACGAGTCAAGGCCAAGAATACAGCGGAGCATTCTATAGCCTATACGATATTGATCAAGATGGGACAGAGGAATTGCTCTTAGCCTTGAATAAATCTGGTGACTATATCCTCATTGATCTTTACACACAGCTATCTGGGGAGAGTTTCCGTTTAGTAGATAATTTCCGAAATATTGGATTTGAAATTGGGCCGGATGCCATTCTTCGTCCTTTACAGGATGGAACCTATTTATTTGAAGGGGGTGGAGTATACCGGATTTATCAGTACAATGCAATGATTCCAGGATTGAAACGGATTTCTGAATCGGATACTAATCCTGAAACATCCCCTTTACTTGATTTATCAAGTTTGAATTGGGTTAACTTATAG